The Desmodus rotundus isolate HL8 chromosome 3, HLdesRot8A.1, whole genome shotgun sequence genome includes a region encoding these proteins:
- the PIK3CD gene encoding phosphatidylinositol 4,5-bisphosphate 3-kinase catalytic subunit delta isoform isoform X3 has protein sequence MPPGVDCPMEFWTSEENQNVAVDFLLPTGVYLNFSVSRNANLSTIKKVLWHRAQYEPLFHMLSDPEAYVFTCVNQTAEQQELEDEQRRLCDIQPFLPVLRLVAREGDRVKKLINSQISLVIGKGLHEFDSLCDPEVNDFRAKMRQFCEEAATRRQQLGWEAWLQYCFPLQLEPSARTWGAGTLRVPNRALLVNVKFEGSEESFTFQVSTKDVPLALMACALRKKATVFRQPLVEQPEDYTLQYICSCLHSGLTPHLTMVHSSSILAMRDEQSNPTPQVQKPRTKPPPIPMKKPSSASLWSLEQPFCIELIQGSKVNADERMKLVVQAGLFHGNETLCKTVSSSEVSVCSEPVWKQRLEFDINICDLPRMARLCFALYAVIEKAKKARSTKKKSKKADCPIAWANLTLFDYKDQLKTGEYCLYMWPSVPDEKGELLNPTGTVCSNPNTESAAALVICLPEVAPSPVYYPALDKILELGRHGEHGRFTEEEQLQLREILERRGSGELYEHEKDLVWKMRHEIQEHFPEALARLLLVTKWNKHEDVAQMLYLLCSWPELPVLSALELLDSSFPDRHVGSFAIKSLRKLTDDELFQYLLQLVQVLKYESYLDCELTKFLLDRALANRKIGHFLFWHLRSEMHVPSVALRFGLIMEAYCRGSTHHMRVLMKQGEALSKLKALNDFVKVSSQKTPKPQAKELMHVCMRQEAYLEALSHLQSPLDPSILLAEVCVEQCTFMDSKMKPLWVMYCNEEAGSNGSVGIIFKNGDDLRQDMLTLQMIQLMDVLWKQEGLDLRMTPYGCLSTGDRTGLIEVVLHSDTIANIQLNKSNMAATAAFNKDALLNWLKSKNPGETLDRAIEEFTLSCAGYCVATYVLGIGDRHSDNIMIRENGQLFHIDFGHFLGNFKTKFGINRERVPFILTYDFVHVIQQGKTNNSEKFERFRGYCERAYTILRRHGLLFLHLFALMRAAGLPELSCSKDIQYLKDSLALGKTEEEALKHFRVKFNEALRESWKTKVNWLAHNVSKDNRQ, from the exons ATGCCCCCGGGGGTGGACTGCCCCATGGAATTCTGGACCAGCGAGGAGAATCAGAACGTGGCGGTTGACTTCCTGCTGCCCACAGGGGTCTATCTGAACTTCTCCGTGTCCCGAAATGCCAACCTCAGCACTATCAAGAAG GTGTTGTGGCACCGAGCCCAGTATGAGCCGCTCTTCCACATGCTCAGTGACCCCGAGGCCTATGTGTTCACCTGCGTCAACCAGACCGCGGagcagcaggagctggaggacGAGCAGCGGAGGCTCTGCGACATCCAGCCTTTCCTGCCGGTCCTGCGCCTGGTGGCCCGCGAGGGTGACAGGGTAAAGAAGCTCATCAACTCGCAGATCAGCCTCGTCATTGGCAAAG gccTGCATGAGTTTGATTCTTTGTGCGACCCGGAAGTGAATGACTTTCGAGCCAAGATGCGCCAGTTCTGCGAGGAGGCAGCCACCCGCCGgcagcagctgggctgggaggcctggctgCAGTATTGCTTCCCCCTGCAGCTGGAGCCCTCTGCAAGGACCTGGGGAGCGGGCACCCTGCGGGTCCCCAACCGGGCCCTCCTGGTCAACGTCAAGTTTGAGGGCAGTGAG gAGAGCTTCACCTTCCAGGTGTCCACCAAGGACGTGCCCCTGGCCCTGATGGCCTGTGCCCTCCGGAAGAAGGCCACAGTGTTCCGGCAACCTCTGGTGGAGCAGCCTGAGGACTACACCCTGCAG TACATCTGCAGCTGCCTGCACAGCGGGCTGACCCCCCACCTGACCATGGTGCACTCCTCCTCCATCCTGGCCATGCGGGACGAACAGAgcaaccccaccccccaggtccAGAAACCGCGCACCAAACCGCCCCCCATTCCCATGAAGAAG ccctcctccgCGTCCCTGTGGTCCCTGGAACAGCCCTTCTGCATTGAGCTGATTCAGGGCAGCAAAGTGAACGCTGACGAGAGGATGAAG CTGGTGGTGCAGGCCGGGCTCTTTCACGGCAACGAGACGCTGTGCAAGACGGTGTCCAGCTCGGAGGTGAGCGTGTGCTCGGAGCCCGTCTGGAAGCAGCGCCTGGAGTTCGACATCAACATCTGCGACCTGCCGCGCATGGCTCGTCTCTGCTTCGCGCTGTACGCCGTGATCGAGAAGGCCAAGAAGGCTCGCTCCACCAAGAAGAAGTCCAAGAAGGCG GACTGCCCCATCGCCTGGGCCAACCTCACCCTGTTTGACTACAAGGACCAGCTCAAGACTGGAGAATACTGCCTCTACATGTGGCCCTCCGTCCCAG ACGAGAAAGGGGAGCTACTGAACCCCACGGGGACCGTATGCAGCAACCCCAACACCGAGAGCGCTGCCGCCCTTGTCATCTGTCTTCCGGAGGTGGCCCCCTCCCCTGTGTACTACCCTGCCCTGGACAAG ATCCTGGAGCTGGGGCGGCACGGGGAACATGGGCGCTTCACCGAGGAGGAG CAGCTGCAGCTTCGGGAGATCCTGGAGCGGCGTGGGTCTGGGGAGCTGTACGAGCATGAGAAGGACCTGGTGTGGAAGATGCGCCACGAGATCCAGGAGCACTTCCCTGAGGCGCTGGCCCGGCTGCTGCTGGTCACCAAGTGGAACAAGCATGAGGACGTGGCCCAG ATGCTCTACCTGCTGTGCTCCTGGCCGGAGCTGCCTGTGCTGAGCGCCCTGGAGCTGCTGGACTCCAGCTTCCCCGACCGGCACGTGGGCTCCTTCGCCATCAAGTCCCTGCGGAAACTGAC GGATGATGAGCTTTTCCAGTACCTGCTGCAGCTGGTGCAGGTGCTCAAGTATGAGTCCTACCTCGACTGCGAGCTGACCAAGTTCCTGCTGGACCGGGCCCTGGCCAACCGCAAGATCGGCCACTTCCTCTTCTGGCACCTCCG CTCTGAGATGCACGTGCCATCGGTGGCCCTGCGCTTCGGCCTCATCATGGAGGCCTACTGTAGGGGCAGCACCCACCACATGAGGGTGCTGATGAAGCAG GGAGAAGCGCTGAGCAAGCTGAAGGCCCTGAACGACTTTGTCAAAGTGAGCTCCCAGAAGACCCCCAAGCCTCAGGCCAAGGAGCTGATGCACGTGTGCATGCGCCAAGAGGCCTACCTGGAGGCCCTGTCCCACCTGCAGTCCCCACTGGACCCGAGCATCCTGCTGGCTGAAGTCTG CGTGGAGCAGTGCACCTTCATGGACTCCAAGATGAAGCCGCTGTGGGTCATGTACTGCAACGAGGAGGCGGGCAGCAACGGCAGCGTGGGCATCATCTTTAAGAACGGGGACG ACCTCCGCCAGGACATGCTGACCCTGCAGATGATCCAGCTCATGGACGTGCTGTGGAAGCAGGAGGGGTTGGACCTCAG GATGACGCCCTACGGCTGTCTCTCCACCGGGGACCGCACAGGCCTCATCGAGGTGGTGCTGCACTCTGACACCATTGCCAACATCCAGCTGAACAAGAGCAACATGGCAGCCACGGCCGCTTTCAACAAGGACGCCCTGCTCAACTGGCTGAAGTCCAAGAACCCTGG ggaGACTCTGGACAGAGCCATTGAGGAGTTCACCCTGTCCTGCGCCGGCTACTGCGTGGCCACGTACGTGCTGGGCATTGGCGATCGGCACAGCGACAACATCATGATCCGAGAGAATGGGCAG CTGTTCCATATTGATTTTGGCCACTTTCTGGGGAACTTCAAGACCAAGTTTGGAATCAACCGTGAGCGAGTCCCGTTCATCCTCACCTATGACTTTGTCCACGTGATTCAGCAGGGGAAGACTAATAATAGTGAGAAATTTGAAAG GTTCCGCGGCTACTGCGAGAGAGCCTACACCATCCTGAGACGCCACGGGCTGCTCTTCCTGCACCTCTTCGCCCTGATGCGCGCGGCGGGCCTGCCCGAGCTCAGCTGCTCCAAAGACATCCAGTACCTCAAG GACTCGCTGGCGCTGGGGAAGACGGAGGAGGAGGCGCTGAAGCACTTCCGCGTGAAGTTCAACGAAGCCCTCCGCGAGAGCTGGAAGACCAAAGTGAACTGGCTGGCCCACAACGTGTCCAAAGACAACAGGCAGTAG
- the PIK3CD gene encoding phosphatidylinositol 4,5-bisphosphate 3-kinase catalytic subunit delta isoform isoform X1: MPPGVDCPMEFWTSEENQNVAVDFLLPTGVYLNFSVSRNANLSTIKKVLWHRAQYEPLFHMLSDPEAYVFTCVNQTAEQQELEDEQRRLCDIQPFLPVLRLVAREGDRVKKLINSQISLVIGKGLHEFDSLCDPEVNDFRAKMRQFCEEAATRRQQLGWEAWLQYCFPLQLEPSARTWGAGTLRVPNRALLVNVKFEGSEESFTFQVSTKDVPLALMACALRKKATVFRQPLVEQPEDYTLQVNGKHEYLYGSYPLCQFQYICSCLHSGLTPHLTMVHSSSILAMRDEQSNPTPQVQKPRTKPPPIPMKKPSSASLWSLEQPFCIELIQGSKVNADERMKLVVQAGLFHGNETLCKTVSSSEVSVCSEPVWKQRLEFDINICDLPRMARLCFALYAVIEKAKKARSTKKKSKKADCPIAWANLTLFDYKDQLKTGEYCLYMWPSVPDEKGELLNPTGTVCSNPNTESAAALVICLPEVAPSPVYYPALDKILELGRHGEHGRFTEEEQLQLREILERRGSGELYEHEKDLVWKMRHEIQEHFPEALARLLLVTKWNKHEDVAQMLYLLCSWPELPVLSALELLDSSFPDRHVGSFAIKSLRKLTDDELFQYLLQLVQVLKYESYLDCELTKFLLDRALANRKIGHFLFWHLRSEMHVPSVALRFGLIMEAYCRGSTHHMRVLMKQGEALSKLKALNDFVKVSSQKTPKPQAKELMHVCMRQEAYLEALSHLQSPLDPSILLAEVCVEQCTFMDSKMKPLWVMYCNEEAGSNGSVGIIFKNGDDLRQDMLTLQMIQLMDVLWKQEGLDLRMTPYGCLSTGDRTGLIEVVLHSDTIANIQLNKSNMAATAAFNKDALLNWLKSKNPGETLDRAIEEFTLSCAGYCVATYVLGIGDRHSDNIMIRENGQLFHIDFGHFLGNFKTKFGINRERVPFILTYDFVHVIQQGKTNNSEKFERFRGYCERAYTILRRHGLLFLHLFALMRAAGLPELSCSKDIQYLKDSLALGKTEEEALKHFRVKFNEALRESWKTKVNWLAHNVSKDNRQ; the protein is encoded by the exons ATGCCCCCGGGGGTGGACTGCCCCATGGAATTCTGGACCAGCGAGGAGAATCAGAACGTGGCGGTTGACTTCCTGCTGCCCACAGGGGTCTATCTGAACTTCTCCGTGTCCCGAAATGCCAACCTCAGCACTATCAAGAAG GTGTTGTGGCACCGAGCCCAGTATGAGCCGCTCTTCCACATGCTCAGTGACCCCGAGGCCTATGTGTTCACCTGCGTCAACCAGACCGCGGagcagcaggagctggaggacGAGCAGCGGAGGCTCTGCGACATCCAGCCTTTCCTGCCGGTCCTGCGCCTGGTGGCCCGCGAGGGTGACAGGGTAAAGAAGCTCATCAACTCGCAGATCAGCCTCGTCATTGGCAAAG gccTGCATGAGTTTGATTCTTTGTGCGACCCGGAAGTGAATGACTTTCGAGCCAAGATGCGCCAGTTCTGCGAGGAGGCAGCCACCCGCCGgcagcagctgggctgggaggcctggctgCAGTATTGCTTCCCCCTGCAGCTGGAGCCCTCTGCAAGGACCTGGGGAGCGGGCACCCTGCGGGTCCCCAACCGGGCCCTCCTGGTCAACGTCAAGTTTGAGGGCAGTGAG gAGAGCTTCACCTTCCAGGTGTCCACCAAGGACGTGCCCCTGGCCCTGATGGCCTGTGCCCTCCGGAAGAAGGCCACAGTGTTCCGGCAACCTCTGGTGGAGCAGCCTGAGGACTACACCCTGCAGGTGAACGGCAAGCACGAGTACCTGTATGGCAGCTACCCCCTCTGCCAGTTCCAG TACATCTGCAGCTGCCTGCACAGCGGGCTGACCCCCCACCTGACCATGGTGCACTCCTCCTCCATCCTGGCCATGCGGGACGAACAGAgcaaccccaccccccaggtccAGAAACCGCGCACCAAACCGCCCCCCATTCCCATGAAGAAG ccctcctccgCGTCCCTGTGGTCCCTGGAACAGCCCTTCTGCATTGAGCTGATTCAGGGCAGCAAAGTGAACGCTGACGAGAGGATGAAG CTGGTGGTGCAGGCCGGGCTCTTTCACGGCAACGAGACGCTGTGCAAGACGGTGTCCAGCTCGGAGGTGAGCGTGTGCTCGGAGCCCGTCTGGAAGCAGCGCCTGGAGTTCGACATCAACATCTGCGACCTGCCGCGCATGGCTCGTCTCTGCTTCGCGCTGTACGCCGTGATCGAGAAGGCCAAGAAGGCTCGCTCCACCAAGAAGAAGTCCAAGAAGGCG GACTGCCCCATCGCCTGGGCCAACCTCACCCTGTTTGACTACAAGGACCAGCTCAAGACTGGAGAATACTGCCTCTACATGTGGCCCTCCGTCCCAG ACGAGAAAGGGGAGCTACTGAACCCCACGGGGACCGTATGCAGCAACCCCAACACCGAGAGCGCTGCCGCCCTTGTCATCTGTCTTCCGGAGGTGGCCCCCTCCCCTGTGTACTACCCTGCCCTGGACAAG ATCCTGGAGCTGGGGCGGCACGGGGAACATGGGCGCTTCACCGAGGAGGAG CAGCTGCAGCTTCGGGAGATCCTGGAGCGGCGTGGGTCTGGGGAGCTGTACGAGCATGAGAAGGACCTGGTGTGGAAGATGCGCCACGAGATCCAGGAGCACTTCCCTGAGGCGCTGGCCCGGCTGCTGCTGGTCACCAAGTGGAACAAGCATGAGGACGTGGCCCAG ATGCTCTACCTGCTGTGCTCCTGGCCGGAGCTGCCTGTGCTGAGCGCCCTGGAGCTGCTGGACTCCAGCTTCCCCGACCGGCACGTGGGCTCCTTCGCCATCAAGTCCCTGCGGAAACTGAC GGATGATGAGCTTTTCCAGTACCTGCTGCAGCTGGTGCAGGTGCTCAAGTATGAGTCCTACCTCGACTGCGAGCTGACCAAGTTCCTGCTGGACCGGGCCCTGGCCAACCGCAAGATCGGCCACTTCCTCTTCTGGCACCTCCG CTCTGAGATGCACGTGCCATCGGTGGCCCTGCGCTTCGGCCTCATCATGGAGGCCTACTGTAGGGGCAGCACCCACCACATGAGGGTGCTGATGAAGCAG GGAGAAGCGCTGAGCAAGCTGAAGGCCCTGAACGACTTTGTCAAAGTGAGCTCCCAGAAGACCCCCAAGCCTCAGGCCAAGGAGCTGATGCACGTGTGCATGCGCCAAGAGGCCTACCTGGAGGCCCTGTCCCACCTGCAGTCCCCACTGGACCCGAGCATCCTGCTGGCTGAAGTCTG CGTGGAGCAGTGCACCTTCATGGACTCCAAGATGAAGCCGCTGTGGGTCATGTACTGCAACGAGGAGGCGGGCAGCAACGGCAGCGTGGGCATCATCTTTAAGAACGGGGACG ACCTCCGCCAGGACATGCTGACCCTGCAGATGATCCAGCTCATGGACGTGCTGTGGAAGCAGGAGGGGTTGGACCTCAG GATGACGCCCTACGGCTGTCTCTCCACCGGGGACCGCACAGGCCTCATCGAGGTGGTGCTGCACTCTGACACCATTGCCAACATCCAGCTGAACAAGAGCAACATGGCAGCCACGGCCGCTTTCAACAAGGACGCCCTGCTCAACTGGCTGAAGTCCAAGAACCCTGG ggaGACTCTGGACAGAGCCATTGAGGAGTTCACCCTGTCCTGCGCCGGCTACTGCGTGGCCACGTACGTGCTGGGCATTGGCGATCGGCACAGCGACAACATCATGATCCGAGAGAATGGGCAG CTGTTCCATATTGATTTTGGCCACTTTCTGGGGAACTTCAAGACCAAGTTTGGAATCAACCGTGAGCGAGTCCCGTTCATCCTCACCTATGACTTTGTCCACGTGATTCAGCAGGGGAAGACTAATAATAGTGAGAAATTTGAAAG GTTCCGCGGCTACTGCGAGAGAGCCTACACCATCCTGAGACGCCACGGGCTGCTCTTCCTGCACCTCTTCGCCCTGATGCGCGCGGCGGGCCTGCCCGAGCTCAGCTGCTCCAAAGACATCCAGTACCTCAAG GACTCGCTGGCGCTGGGGAAGACGGAGGAGGAGGCGCTGAAGCACTTCCGCGTGAAGTTCAACGAAGCCCTCCGCGAGAGCTGGAAGACCAAAGTGAACTGGCTGGCCCACAACGTGTCCAAAGACAACAGGCAGTAG
- the PIK3CD gene encoding phosphatidylinositol 4,5-bisphosphate 3-kinase catalytic subunit delta isoform isoform X2, giving the protein MPPGVDCPMEFWTSEENQNVAVDFLLPTGVYLNFSVSRNANLSTIKKVLWHRAQYEPLFHMLSDPEAYVFTCVNQTAEQQELEDEQRRLCDIQPFLPVLRLVAREGDRVKKLINSQISLVIGKGLHEFDSLCDPEVNDFRAKMRQFCEEAATRRQQLGWEAWLQYCFPLQLEPSARTWGAGTLRVPNRALLVNVKFEGSEESFTFQVSTKDVPLALMACALRKKATVFRQPLVEQPEDYTLQVNGKHEYLYGSYPLCQFQYICSCLHSGLTPHLTMVHSSSILAMRDEQSNPTPQVQKPRTKPPPIPMKKPSSASLWSLEQPFCIELIQGSKVNADERMKLVVQAGLFHGNETLCKTVSSSEVSVCSEPVWKQRLEFDINICDLPRMARLCFALYAVIEKAKKARSTKKKSKKADCPIAWANLTLFDYKDQLKTGEYCLYMWPSVPDEKGELLNPTGTVCSNPNTESAAALVICLPEVAPSPVYYPALDKILELGRHGEHGRFTEEELQLREILERRGSGELYEHEKDLVWKMRHEIQEHFPEALARLLLVTKWNKHEDVAQMLYLLCSWPELPVLSALELLDSSFPDRHVGSFAIKSLRKLTDDELFQYLLQLVQVLKYESYLDCELTKFLLDRALANRKIGHFLFWHLRSEMHVPSVALRFGLIMEAYCRGSTHHMRVLMKQGEALSKLKALNDFVKVSSQKTPKPQAKELMHVCMRQEAYLEALSHLQSPLDPSILLAEVCVEQCTFMDSKMKPLWVMYCNEEAGSNGSVGIIFKNGDDLRQDMLTLQMIQLMDVLWKQEGLDLRMTPYGCLSTGDRTGLIEVVLHSDTIANIQLNKSNMAATAAFNKDALLNWLKSKNPGETLDRAIEEFTLSCAGYCVATYVLGIGDRHSDNIMIRENGQLFHIDFGHFLGNFKTKFGINRERVPFILTYDFVHVIQQGKTNNSEKFERFRGYCERAYTILRRHGLLFLHLFALMRAAGLPELSCSKDIQYLKDSLALGKTEEEALKHFRVKFNEALRESWKTKVNWLAHNVSKDNRQ; this is encoded by the exons ATGCCCCCGGGGGTGGACTGCCCCATGGAATTCTGGACCAGCGAGGAGAATCAGAACGTGGCGGTTGACTTCCTGCTGCCCACAGGGGTCTATCTGAACTTCTCCGTGTCCCGAAATGCCAACCTCAGCACTATCAAGAAG GTGTTGTGGCACCGAGCCCAGTATGAGCCGCTCTTCCACATGCTCAGTGACCCCGAGGCCTATGTGTTCACCTGCGTCAACCAGACCGCGGagcagcaggagctggaggacGAGCAGCGGAGGCTCTGCGACATCCAGCCTTTCCTGCCGGTCCTGCGCCTGGTGGCCCGCGAGGGTGACAGGGTAAAGAAGCTCATCAACTCGCAGATCAGCCTCGTCATTGGCAAAG gccTGCATGAGTTTGATTCTTTGTGCGACCCGGAAGTGAATGACTTTCGAGCCAAGATGCGCCAGTTCTGCGAGGAGGCAGCCACCCGCCGgcagcagctgggctgggaggcctggctgCAGTATTGCTTCCCCCTGCAGCTGGAGCCCTCTGCAAGGACCTGGGGAGCGGGCACCCTGCGGGTCCCCAACCGGGCCCTCCTGGTCAACGTCAAGTTTGAGGGCAGTGAG gAGAGCTTCACCTTCCAGGTGTCCACCAAGGACGTGCCCCTGGCCCTGATGGCCTGTGCCCTCCGGAAGAAGGCCACAGTGTTCCGGCAACCTCTGGTGGAGCAGCCTGAGGACTACACCCTGCAGGTGAACGGCAAGCACGAGTACCTGTATGGCAGCTACCCCCTCTGCCAGTTCCAG TACATCTGCAGCTGCCTGCACAGCGGGCTGACCCCCCACCTGACCATGGTGCACTCCTCCTCCATCCTGGCCATGCGGGACGAACAGAgcaaccccaccccccaggtccAGAAACCGCGCACCAAACCGCCCCCCATTCCCATGAAGAAG ccctcctccgCGTCCCTGTGGTCCCTGGAACAGCCCTTCTGCATTGAGCTGATTCAGGGCAGCAAAGTGAACGCTGACGAGAGGATGAAG CTGGTGGTGCAGGCCGGGCTCTTTCACGGCAACGAGACGCTGTGCAAGACGGTGTCCAGCTCGGAGGTGAGCGTGTGCTCGGAGCCCGTCTGGAAGCAGCGCCTGGAGTTCGACATCAACATCTGCGACCTGCCGCGCATGGCTCGTCTCTGCTTCGCGCTGTACGCCGTGATCGAGAAGGCCAAGAAGGCTCGCTCCACCAAGAAGAAGTCCAAGAAGGCG GACTGCCCCATCGCCTGGGCCAACCTCACCCTGTTTGACTACAAGGACCAGCTCAAGACTGGAGAATACTGCCTCTACATGTGGCCCTCCGTCCCAG ACGAGAAAGGGGAGCTACTGAACCCCACGGGGACCGTATGCAGCAACCCCAACACCGAGAGCGCTGCCGCCCTTGTCATCTGTCTTCCGGAGGTGGCCCCCTCCCCTGTGTACTACCCTGCCCTGGACAAG ATCCTGGAGCTGGGGCGGCACGGGGAACATGGGCGCTTCACCGAGGAGGAG CTGCAGCTTCGGGAGATCCTGGAGCGGCGTGGGTCTGGGGAGCTGTACGAGCATGAGAAGGACCTGGTGTGGAAGATGCGCCACGAGATCCAGGAGCACTTCCCTGAGGCGCTGGCCCGGCTGCTGCTGGTCACCAAGTGGAACAAGCATGAGGACGTGGCCCAG ATGCTCTACCTGCTGTGCTCCTGGCCGGAGCTGCCTGTGCTGAGCGCCCTGGAGCTGCTGGACTCCAGCTTCCCCGACCGGCACGTGGGCTCCTTCGCCATCAAGTCCCTGCGGAAACTGAC GGATGATGAGCTTTTCCAGTACCTGCTGCAGCTGGTGCAGGTGCTCAAGTATGAGTCCTACCTCGACTGCGAGCTGACCAAGTTCCTGCTGGACCGGGCCCTGGCCAACCGCAAGATCGGCCACTTCCTCTTCTGGCACCTCCG CTCTGAGATGCACGTGCCATCGGTGGCCCTGCGCTTCGGCCTCATCATGGAGGCCTACTGTAGGGGCAGCACCCACCACATGAGGGTGCTGATGAAGCAG GGAGAAGCGCTGAGCAAGCTGAAGGCCCTGAACGACTTTGTCAAAGTGAGCTCCCAGAAGACCCCCAAGCCTCAGGCCAAGGAGCTGATGCACGTGTGCATGCGCCAAGAGGCCTACCTGGAGGCCCTGTCCCACCTGCAGTCCCCACTGGACCCGAGCATCCTGCTGGCTGAAGTCTG CGTGGAGCAGTGCACCTTCATGGACTCCAAGATGAAGCCGCTGTGGGTCATGTACTGCAACGAGGAGGCGGGCAGCAACGGCAGCGTGGGCATCATCTTTAAGAACGGGGACG ACCTCCGCCAGGACATGCTGACCCTGCAGATGATCCAGCTCATGGACGTGCTGTGGAAGCAGGAGGGGTTGGACCTCAG GATGACGCCCTACGGCTGTCTCTCCACCGGGGACCGCACAGGCCTCATCGAGGTGGTGCTGCACTCTGACACCATTGCCAACATCCAGCTGAACAAGAGCAACATGGCAGCCACGGCCGCTTTCAACAAGGACGCCCTGCTCAACTGGCTGAAGTCCAAGAACCCTGG ggaGACTCTGGACAGAGCCATTGAGGAGTTCACCCTGTCCTGCGCCGGCTACTGCGTGGCCACGTACGTGCTGGGCATTGGCGATCGGCACAGCGACAACATCATGATCCGAGAGAATGGGCAG CTGTTCCATATTGATTTTGGCCACTTTCTGGGGAACTTCAAGACCAAGTTTGGAATCAACCGTGAGCGAGTCCCGTTCATCCTCACCTATGACTTTGTCCACGTGATTCAGCAGGGGAAGACTAATAATAGTGAGAAATTTGAAAG GTTCCGCGGCTACTGCGAGAGAGCCTACACCATCCTGAGACGCCACGGGCTGCTCTTCCTGCACCTCTTCGCCCTGATGCGCGCGGCGGGCCTGCCCGAGCTCAGCTGCTCCAAAGACATCCAGTACCTCAAG GACTCGCTGGCGCTGGGGAAGACGGAGGAGGAGGCGCTGAAGCACTTCCGCGTGAAGTTCAACGAAGCCCTCCGCGAGAGCTGGAAGACCAAAGTGAACTGGCTGGCCCACAACGTGTCCAAAGACAACAGGCAGTAG